The sequence ACTACGCCGCATCGCGCGATGCGGCGGGGCTCGGCATCGAGCGGAACGTGTCCCGCTACCGGCCGCACCCCGTGATCCTGCGGCTCTCGACCGACGGGCGGATGGCCGACCTGGTGCGCCTCGTCGCCGCGGCCGCCGTGGCCGGGGCGCCGGTGACCATCAGCACTGCCCAGCCGCTGCCCGCGACCCTCGTGCAGGTGCTGAGGGCGACCGACACCCCCGTGCACGTCGACGAGATCGTGGTCGAGAACGAGGGGCTCTGGCTCGCGCGAGCGGCGGCCGGCCTGCTGCAGCGCCACGAGGAGCCGCCGGTCGAAGACGACCTCGCGCTGATCGAGCGCGCGACCCGCGACTCCGGGCTCCTGCAGCTCGGGCTGCCGAACACGGTCGCGCTCGACCGGGCCGCGCTGCTCGAGGCCGATCCGACCACGGTCCTCGACGGGCCGGGGCCGGGGTCGTACCGGGGGCTGCGCGTCCGGCTGATCGGCGGCGATCCTGCGGCCCTGGCCCGTGCTGTCGGCGGAAGCTGCGACGTGTCGATCTACTCCGACGAGGTGACCGAGTCGGGGCGGCTGGAGCTGCGGCCGTTCCTGCGGGAGCAGGCCGTGTCGATGACGGCGCACCGCTTCGGCAACCCCGTCGCCGAGCTGGCGGCGCTGCGGCTGTAGGGCGGCAGCAGCGCCGGGCTACGCAGGCTGGCGGTTGATCAGCTTCGACAGCACGATCGCGCTCCGGGTGTGGTCGACGTTCGGGGCGTTGCGCACCCGCTCGAGCGCTCCCTCGAGCGACGGGATGTCGCGCGAGCGCATGTGCACGATCGCGTCGGCGCTGCCCGTCACCGTGCCGGCGTCGACGACCTCCGGCACCGTGCTCAGGATCCGCTGCAGCTCGGCGGGCGAGACCGTCCCGCGGCAGAACAGCTCGACGTACGCCTCCGTGGCGAGTCCGTCGACGGCGGGGTCGACCTGCACCGTGAAACCGCGGATCACGCCGTCCGACACCATCCGGTCGACCCGGCGCTTCACGGCCGAGGCACTGAGGCCCACGACGGCGCCGATGTCGCCGTACCCGGCGCGGGCGTTCTGACGGAGGAGATCGATGATGCTGAAGTCGAGATTGTCCACGCGTCGACTGTACGGGCCTTTGTTGCGCGGATCACGCGATCCTGCACGAAAAGTGCGTTAGACGCCACCAGGATGCGCGTATTCCGTGTGAAACTGGCAGACGTGAGCATCGCTACTGAGACCCAGTCACCCTCTGTCCCGACCCGTCAGGCCTCCCACCGGACCATCCTGATGTGCCGTCCCGAGCACTTCACGGTCAGCTACAAGATCAACCCGTGGATGAACCCCGAGAACCCGACGTCGACCGCCACGGCCCTGGCCCAGTGGCAGACGCTGTACGACACCTACGTCGGCCTCGGCTTCGACGTCGAGCTGATCGATCCCGTCGAGGGCCTGCCCGACATGGTCTACTCGGCCAACGGCGGCTTCGTGCTCGACGGCAAGGCCTACGGCGCGAGCTTCACCTACCCGGAGCGCCAGCCCGAGGGCCCCGCCTACATGGACTGGTTCGGCGCCAACGGCTTCGAGGTCGTCGTGCCCGAGCAGATCAACGAGGGCGAGGGCGACTTCCTCCTCGTCGGCGACGTGATCCTGGCCGGCACCGGCTTCCGCAGCGACTCCACCTCGCACGAGGAGCTCGCCCGCATCTTCGGTCGCCAGGTCATCACCCTGAAGCTCGTCAACCCGAGCTTCTACCACCTCGACACGGCCATCGCCGTGCTCGACCCGGTGCCGGTCGACGGCCACTCGAACATCGCCTACCTCGAGAGCGCCTTCGACGAGGCGTCGCTCACGATCCTGCGCGAGCGCTACCCCGACGCGATCATCGTCAGCGAGGAGGACGCCGCGATCCTGGGCCTCAACTCCTACAGCGATGGCTACAACGTCGTCATCGCGGCTCGCGCCAAGGGCTTCGAGAAGCAGCTGCGCGAGCGCGGCTACAACCCGATCGGCGTCGACCTCTCCGAGCTGCTGCTCGGCGGCGGCGGAGTGAAGTGCTGCACCCTCGAGCTGCGACGATGAGCACCGTCCTCTCCGCCGGCGCGGCCGCCATCGAGGTCGAGGAGCGCTCGCTCGCCCACAACTACCACCCGCTCCCCGTCGTCGTCGCGACCGCCGAGGGCGCCTGGGTCACCGACGTGGAGGGCAATCGCTACCTCGACTGCCTCGCCGCGTACTCGGCCGTCAACTTCGGTCACGGCCACCCGCGTCTGGTCCAGGCGGCCAAGGCCCAGCTCGACCGGGTCACGCTGACCAGCCGCGCATTCCACAACGACCAGCTCGGGCCGTTCGCGGCAGAGCTCGCGGCTCTCCTCCACAAGGAGATGGTCCTGCCGATGAACACCGGCGCCGAGGCCGTGGAGTCGGCCATCAAGGTCGCCCGCGCCTGGGGATACCGGGTCAAGGGCGTGGCGCAGGATCGCGCGAAGATCGTCGTGATGGACGGCAACTTCCACGGGCGCACCACCACGATCATCAGCTTCTCGAACGACCCGGAGGCGCGAGCCGACTTCGGCCCGTACACGCCCGGATTCGTCTCGGTGCCCTACGGCGACATCGACGCCCTCGAGGCGGCGATCGACGACGACACGGTCGCCGTGCTGCTCGAGCCGATCCAGGGCGAGGCCGGCGTGGTCCTGCCGCCGGAGAGCTACCTGCCCGCGGTGCGTCGACTGACGTCCGCCCGCAACGTCCTGATGATCGCCGACGAGATCCAGGCCGGCCTCGGCCGCACCGGCGCCACCGTCAGCTGCGATCTCGTCGACGTCGTGCCCGACCTCTACACGCTCGGCAAGGCGCTCGGCGGCGGCATCGTGCCGGTCAGCGCCGTCGTGGGCGACCGCGACGTGCTCGGGGTGCTCCGCGCCGGCGAGCACGGCTCCACGTTCGGCGGGAACCCGCTGGCCGCGGCGGTCGGACTCGAGGTCGTCAGGATGCTCGCCACCGGCGAGTGGCAGCGCTCGGCCCGCGAGCTCGGTGCGCGCCTCCGCGGAGGGCTCGATGCGCTCGCCGCGAGCGGTGCCGGAATCGTCGCCGTCCGGGGTGCGGGCCTCTGGGTGGGCATCGACATCGACCCCGCGATCGCCACCGGACGCGAGGTCTGCGAGGGCCTCATGCGCCGCGGAGTGCTCGCGAAAGACACGCACGGCTCCACGATCCGGCTGGCCCCGCCGCTGGTCGTGACGGCCGACGAACTCGACTGGGCGGTCGAGCAGCTCGCCGACACCCTGGCCGACCTCCGAGCGGCCCACGCCTAGGCCTCCCGGCGCCCCGAGCGGCGCTGTCCGAGTCGGCGTCCGGATGCGCCGGCTCGGGCGGTGTCTTCGGCGCGCCTCCCGCGCTTTCGCACCTGAGGCTTATATACCTTGTCTTGTGCACAAGATGCACGGCTCGGCTCCTCCTGGGTGGCCGGGCCCCGCGGGAGGGCGGGTACGGCCGCCCTCCCGCGCTGTGCCTGGTGCGTCACGCCGAGCTCGTGGCTGAACGGGCCGTCAGACAAGAAAGGCGCCGACTCCAGGTCGGCGCCACTTCTGCTCGTGCAGTCAGTCGGGGGAAGCGGCAGAGCCGCGAACGAGGGTGGCTGGACGCGGCATCGATCCGCGGACCTTTCGATTTTCAGTCGAACGCTCTACCAACTGAGCTACCCAGCCATGGCGACCCTGACCGGACTTGAACCGGCGACCTCCGCCGTGACAGGGCGGCGCGCTAACCAACTGCGCTACAGGGCCAAACTTTGTTGCTCTTGTTCCTTCACGTGTATCTCGGTCCATCGTACCGTGACCCCAACGGGATTCGAACCCGTGCTGCCGCC is a genomic window of Frondihabitans peucedani containing:
- the rocD gene encoding ornithine--oxo-acid transaminase; translated protein: MSTVLSAGAAAIEVEERSLAHNYHPLPVVVATAEGAWVTDVEGNRYLDCLAAYSAVNFGHGHPRLVQAAKAQLDRVTLTSRAFHNDQLGPFAAELAALLHKEMVLPMNTGAEAVESAIKVARAWGYRVKGVAQDRAKIVVMDGNFHGRTTTIISFSNDPEARADFGPYTPGFVSVPYGDIDALEAAIDDDTVAVLLEPIQGEAGVVLPPESYLPAVRRLTSARNVLMIADEIQAGLGRTGATVSCDLVDVVPDLYTLGKALGGGIVPVSAVVGDRDVLGVLRAGEHGSTFGGNPLAAAVGLEVVRMLATGEWQRSARELGARLRGGLDALAASGAGIVAVRGAGLWVGIDIDPAIATGREVCEGLMRRGVLAKDTHGSTIRLAPPLVVTADELDWAVEQLADTLADLRAAHA
- the ddaH gene encoding dimethylargininase produces the protein MCRPEHFTVSYKINPWMNPENPTSTATALAQWQTLYDTYVGLGFDVELIDPVEGLPDMVYSANGGFVLDGKAYGASFTYPERQPEGPAYMDWFGANGFEVVVPEQINEGEGDFLLVGDVILAGTGFRSDSTSHEELARIFGRQVITLKLVNPSFYHLDTAIAVLDPVPVDGHSNIAYLESAFDEASLTILRERYPDAIIVSEEDAAILGLNSYSDGYNVVIAARAKGFEKQLRERGYNPIGVDLSELLLGGGGVKCCTLELRR
- a CDS encoding Lrp/AsnC family transcriptional regulator yields the protein MDNLDFSIIDLLRQNARAGYGDIGAVVGLSASAVKRRVDRMVSDGVIRGFTVQVDPAVDGLATEAYVELFCRGTVSPAELQRILSTVPEVVDAGTVTGSADAIVHMRSRDIPSLEGALERVRNAPNVDHTRSAIVLSKLINRQPA